A window from Populus trichocarpa isolate Nisqually-1 chromosome 3, P.trichocarpa_v4.1, whole genome shotgun sequence encodes these proteins:
- the LOC127905078 gene encoding uncharacterized protein LOC127905078, with the protein MIMYMFFLVFSMPRRGSMLDSRSDRSTSRSDSSTSSKSFQTTSRHNNKGSTFHQPVYQNANEYYIPTLGSTHHPQHDYGRVEAYQYCEGFRFQDLLQTQGGFPRDNQLVYGGHNSYRSYGRVDSDDGDDDDVNIRDEDEGDGSNERGVCDEDPDGVSSNHGSTSSPYNYDQNVKRKGFDTPIDPITRKKKLCLYGTTEFNNASCGRAIGDILRSNFKGA; encoded by the exons ATGATAATGTATatgttttttctggtttttagcatGCCTCGACGAGGATCCATGTTAGATTCTAGGAGTGATAGGTCCACTTCAAGGAGTGACAGCTCCACTTCATCCAAATCATTTCAAACTACATCAAGGCATAATAACAAAGGATCCACATTTCATCAACCTGTGTATCAAAACGCAAATGAGTATTATATACCTACTTTGGGGAGTACACATCATCCTCAACATGATTATGGGAGGGTTGAAGCATATCAATATTGTGAGGGCTTTCGCttccaagatttgcttcaaactcAAGGAGGTTTCCCTCGAGATAACCAACTTGTTTATGGAGGACATAATTCATATAGGAGTTATGGGAGAGTTGAtagtgatgatggtgatgatgatgatgtgaacATTAGAGATGAAGATGAGGGAGACGGTAGTAATGAGAGAGGTGTATGTGATGAGGATCCAGATGGTGTGTCATCAAACCACGGTTCAACATCTTCTCCATACAATTATGATCAAAATGTTAAAAGGAAGGGGTTTGACACACCAATAGAtccaattacaagaaaaaaaaagctttgtttgtatggaacaacaga gttcaaTAACGCATCGTGTGGACGTGCAATCGGAGATATTTTGAGGTCCAATTTTAAAGGAGCATGA